In a single window of the Coregonus clupeaformis isolate EN_2021a chromosome 10, ASM2061545v1, whole genome shotgun sequence genome:
- the LOC121574810 gene encoding leucine-rich repeat-containing protein 3 isoform X2: MHLSRRTGCHGGDGMGLERGLGNVLGRELERGGLGKERGLERGMARERGQGLGTGLGQETRLGRGLGGWSFTLLVLLLLLPPVFPQCPDSCHCVWESSVVLCADAGLREFPQGLPPDTVTLHLERNYIRSLPEGAFRELTHLRELYLSHNRIETLSSGALRHLSSELRLLDLSHNQLRRASRDEFSSTRAKTRLYHNPWHCDCTLQELMETLNLEPETVNGIVCESSVRGAGEGSRWEDPGGAREHAGQPLVKLLDSGVNFCSLQRKTTDVAMLVTMFVWFFMVIVYVVYYVRQNQAETRRHLEYLKSLPSPRKTPTETDTISTGL; the protein is encoded by the exons ATGCACCTCAGCAGGAGGACTGGATGTCATGGAGGAGATGGAATGGGGCTGGAGAGAGGATTGGGGAAtgtgttggggagagagttggagagaggagggcttgggaaagagagaggactggagcgagggatggcgagagagagagggcagggattggggacagggctggggcaGGAGACAAGGCTTGGGAGAGGCCTGGGAGGCTGGTCATTCACCCTGCTggtcctgctcctcctcctccccccggTGTTCCCCCAGTGCCCTGACAGCTGCCACTGTGTGTGGGAGAGCAGCGTGGTGCTGTGTGCGGACGCTGGGCTCCGTGAGTTTCCCCAGGGCCTTCCTCCGGACACCGTCACCCTCCACCTGGAGAGAAACTACATCCGCTCGCTTCCCGAGGGCGCCTTCAG GGAACTGACCCACCTGAGGGAGCTGTACCTCTCCCACAACCGCATCGAGACACTCTCCTCCGGGGCCCTGCGCCACCTGAGCTCAGAGCTCCGTCTCCTGGACCTTTCACACAACCAGTTACGCCGGGCCAGCCGGGACGAGTTCAGTTCCACGCGGGCCAAGACGCGCCTCTACCACAACCCGTGGCACTGCGACTGTACCCTGCAGGAGCTGATGGAGACGTTAAATCTAGAGCCGGAGACGGTCAACGGGATCGTGTGTGAGAGCTCGGTGAGGGGCGCCGGCGAGGGGAGTCGCTGGGAGGATCCAGGGGGGGCAAGGGAGCACGCCGGTCAACCCCTGGTTAAGTTGCTCGACTCTGGGGTGAACTTCTGTAGTCTCCAGAGGAAGACCACGGATGTGGCTATGCTGGTGACCATGTTTGTGTGGTTCTTCATGGTCATTGTTTATGTGGTCTATTACGTGAGACAGAACCAGGCTGAGACCAGAAGACATCTGGAGTATCTGAAGAGTTTGCCCAGTCCGAGGAAAACACCCACAGAGACAGACACGATAAGCACCGGTCTCTga
- the LOC121574810 gene encoding leucine-rich repeat-containing protein 3 isoform X1: MFLPCSSTHLLWMFRVFYILLSSCFLFCSTRLSWPWRLPLDLGCVGGYGEDMHLSRRTGCHGGDGMGLERGLGNVLGRELERGGLGKERGLERGMARERGQGLGTGLGQETRLGRGLGGWSFTLLVLLLLLPPVFPQCPDSCHCVWESSVVLCADAGLREFPQGLPPDTVTLHLERNYIRSLPEGAFRELTHLRELYLSHNRIETLSSGALRHLSSELRLLDLSHNQLRRASRDEFSSTRAKTRLYHNPWHCDCTLQELMETLNLEPETVNGIVCESSVRGAGEGSRWEDPGGAREHAGQPLVKLLDSGVNFCSLQRKTTDVAMLVTMFVWFFMVIVYVVYYVRQNQAETRRHLEYLKSLPSPRKTPTETDTISTGL, encoded by the exons ATGTTCCTTCCGTGTTCTTCCACTCACCTCCTGTGGATGTTCCGTGTGTTCTATATCCTCTTGTCATcctgttttctgttctgttccacaAGGCTCAGCTGGCCCTGGCGTCTCCCTCTGGACCTGGGGTGTGTCGGGGGCTATGGTGAGGACATGCACCTCAGCAGGAGGACTGGATGTCATGGAGGAGATGGAATGGGGCTGGAGAGAGGATTGGGGAAtgtgttggggagagagttggagagaggagggcttgggaaagagagaggactggagcgagggatggcgagagagagagggcagggattggggacagggctggggcaGGAGACAAGGCTTGGGAGAGGCCTGGGAGGCTGGTCATTCACCCTGCTggtcctgctcctcctcctccccccggTGTTCCCCCAGTGCCCTGACAGCTGCCACTGTGTGTGGGAGAGCAGCGTGGTGCTGTGTGCGGACGCTGGGCTCCGTGAGTTTCCCCAGGGCCTTCCTCCGGACACCGTCACCCTCCACCTGGAGAGAAACTACATCCGCTCGCTTCCCGAGGGCGCCTTCAG GGAACTGACCCACCTGAGGGAGCTGTACCTCTCCCACAACCGCATCGAGACACTCTCCTCCGGGGCCCTGCGCCACCTGAGCTCAGAGCTCCGTCTCCTGGACCTTTCACACAACCAGTTACGCCGGGCCAGCCGGGACGAGTTCAGTTCCACGCGGGCCAAGACGCGCCTCTACCACAACCCGTGGCACTGCGACTGTACCCTGCAGGAGCTGATGGAGACGTTAAATCTAGAGCCGGAGACGGTCAACGGGATCGTGTGTGAGAGCTCGGTGAGGGGCGCCGGCGAGGGGAGTCGCTGGGAGGATCCAGGGGGGGCAAGGGAGCACGCCGGTCAACCCCTGGTTAAGTTGCTCGACTCTGGGGTGAACTTCTGTAGTCTCCAGAGGAAGACCACGGATGTGGCTATGCTGGTGACCATGTTTGTGTGGTTCTTCATGGTCATTGTTTATGTGGTCTATTACGTGAGACAGAACCAGGCTGAGACCAGAAGACATCTGGAGTATCTGAAGAGTTTGCCCAGTCCGAGGAAAACACCCACAGAGACAGACACGATAAGCACCGGTCTCTga